A window of Bacteroidota bacterium genomic DNA:
CCAACTACCGTTGATTTAAGCTGCACGGGTGTAGCAAACGGCCCCCCATTGTTGCGTGCTTGGTCGTATGATTGCCAAAAATTGTAAGCAGGTCGGTCAATACTGCTAAAGTAATAGCTAATAGTATCGTCAAAATCAAAGTTACGCCCGTAAGTAAAACGTCGGTAAACGCCGTTCACAATCTCATCATTAAATACATCATCGCCGTCAAAAATGCTGCCCCATCCAAAATAGTTTGTATCACCGCCAATGCGGTACATTGCTCGGTAGTTATTGCCTGTAGCCGTGGGCTCCATAAAGTGTATGGTCATAAACTTGCCGGTATCTTTATTATTATCGGGGTTTATTTTCACTTCGTAAGTAAGGCTGTCTAACGGTATAAGCGCAGGAATAGTAGTGATACCGTGTATGTATTTACCTTCAGCAGTAATTTCAAGTTTATACAGTTTACCCTCTTTACCTGTGAGTAAAGGGTTGAAATAGATACCGGGTATAGAGTCAGGAGCTAACTCAATAAGCTGTTTTTTGTTGGCTATATCCCACGTGGTGTCAGTACCATTTAAAGTACCTTCTGTGATGTAAACCTGTGCACCCTTTACCCCCAACAAATCAAGCTGTGGGTTAAAGTAGTCAACGGTACGAGAGAGAATTACGTAATTAAACAGCGGGTTTAGCTGGTTAATGTAAGCTTCAACCACAATTTCGGAAGGGGCGTGGGGAAGATTTACCTCAATCTCTTTTTCACACGAAGTAAAAAGTAAACCAGCTGTAAATATATATGCGATGTTTTTTAATGACTTCATGAGGGTTAAAACTTGAAATTCCATGTAACTGAAGGGATAATTGGGAATAGGTACACCATGCGGGCCTTTACAGTTTGTGAGGCTACATCAGGGTCGAAATAGATAAAATAGGGGTTGGCGCGGCTATACAAGTTGTACACCGAAAAATTCCAACTGCTTTGGAATTTCTTATTGTCAGGTTTGGGAGTATAGTTAAACGATACATCAGCGCGGTGATAAGCGGGCATCCTGAAATTCGCAATATCTACATATCGGTCAACAATGTTAAAATAGGGTAGGGGCGATTGTGTGCTCAGCCCGAAATTATACGTCATACGCTGTTGTGGCAAAGTAAGTACGTTGCCGCTACCGTACACAAATACAAAGTTGGCATTCCACTTTTTATTAATCTGATGGGTAATCACCACCGATATATCGTGACGCCTGTCGTAGCGGTAATAGTATGGGTTTCCGTAATTAAATTCGTTAAAAGTACGAGTGGTTTTGCTCCATGTATAACCTATCCAACCCGTTGTTTTGCCCCGTGTTTTCTTTATCAAAAACTCAACACCGTACGAAAGCCCCTTGCCAAACACCATTTCGTTTTCAAGGTTTTGGTTGAAGAACAGTTGTGCCCCCGGCTTAAACTCTATTTGGTTTTGCATGGGTTTGTAGTAAGCCTCGATAGAAGTTTCGTACTCATCCTTTTTAAAGTTTTTAAACAAACCAACGGCAACTTGGTCGGCAACCTGCGGCTTCACCAATTTTGAACTGGGCACCCATAAATCAGTAGGCAATGTTGCCGATGACGAGGTGGCTAAGTGCAAGTATTGAAGGGTGCGGGTGTAAGAGCCTTTTACAGATGTAGTAGCATCTATTGAATAACGGAATGAAAAACGAGGTTCGGCACCTTGCCATAGTTTTATCGATTCCCCTTTTTTATACTCAATAGTTTCTCCTGTGGGAGCGCCTAACTCGTCATAAAGAGGCTGTTTATAAGGTCCGATTTGGTCGAACAATGAATAGCGGAGACCTGCATTTATGTAAATACGAGGACTGGCTTCATAATCTACCGATACATAGCCGGCGCCTTCATGTGCAAATTGGCGGTTGATGGTTTGGTTGATATTAACTCCCGATTGCTGTGCTGATAAAATGCCCGGAATAAAGGTGTGGTAGATGTATTGCGCTCCGTATTTTACTTTTACCTTTTTATTGGGCACATAAAAGTAATCGAGTTTGGAGGTAACATCACGCAAACCTGAATATACATTTAATGAACCGCTAAGAAACTCGGCAGTTGATCTTAAATCATAATCATTGTAGATGACACTAAGGTTTGAGGTAAGTTTAGAGTTGTAGGTGTGATTCCAGCGTACGCCGGCAATTTTGTTACCCCAGTTTACAGAGAAGGTGAATTTATTTACACGGTTGTTTACAAACCTAAAAGCATCCCTGCCCATGTAACCGATAACATAAAAGCGGTCTTTTGGACCGAGGTTGAACGTTAGTTTTGCATTCAGGTCGTAAAAATAAAGACTGTTACCTTTTATACTATCCGCCAAAAAGGGACGCGCCAACACGTCTCCGTAGGTACGGCGGGCACTTACCACAAACGAACTTTTTTCTTTTTGTATGGGGCCTTCTATCTGCAAACGTGATGAAATAAGCCCTATACCTCCCGTTACACGGGTTTTATACACATCGCCTTCTTTCATCCCCACATTAACAATTGAGGATAAACGTCCCCCGTAATTGGCAGGCATACCGCCCTTTATTACTTCCACATTTTCAACGGCATCACCATTAAATACAGAGAAGAAACCCAAGAGGTGAGAAGCATTGTACACTACGGCTTCATCCAACATCACAAGGTTTTGGTCGGGTCCGCCGCCACGAACGTAAAAGCCCGTGTTTCCTTCACCGCCGCTTTTAATACCGGGTAATAGTGTAATGCTTTTCAGTACGTCGGTTTCACCAAATATAACAGGCAATTGCTTGATGGTTTTGCCTGATAGCGAAACAGTGCTCATTTCAATACTTTTCACGTTTTTATCGCTGGCTTCGGCTTGCACCTCAACTTCACCCACGCTCATTGCTTCCGCCTCAAGCTTAAAATTCTTGCCTGTATTGGCCTTTACATCCAATTGTACGGTAACTGATTTATACCCTACGTAAGAAATTTTTACGTTGTATTGGCCAGCAGGAACGGAGAGTTGGTAATATCCGTTAATATCAGTGGTAGTGCCTAATGTATCAGCACCCATGCACAAAACGGTAGCTCCTATTAAAACTTCGCCCGATTGGTCGTCAGTTATTTTACCGCTCAGCGTTAACTGCTTTTGGGCGTAAGCCCCAGCGGCGCTAATGATTAGAAGAAATATGGATATAAATAACTTTTTATGTACTGTTTGCATAAGTATTGGTCCCCACAAACAGACAAAAAAACGGCCAAAAATGTTGTTTTATTTTGATGAAGTGGATTAATCTTTGGTTAAAGTAAAACCGTGGGTAGCTCCTCCGATTTTAATTTCTATTTGATATGTGCCGGGCTTAAGGCCGTCTAGCTCAGTAAAAACAACTTTATTGAAGCCTTTTTCAAACCCTTGGGTATTAAACGTTCTGATAGTTTGCCCTGCGGTTGTATTAAGGCGGGCATCAATTTTCTGTTTTTTGGTAAGGTACACAATAACCCCGAAAGCTTTATTAAAAGTTTTGGGAGGAGCAGTCTCAATGCTGTTTTTGTCGTAATCAAAAGAAGCATCATTGCCCAAGTAACGGTTTGCTTTAATAAAGTTTGGTATGCCGTTTCCAAAGGCGGTATCAGGGTAGGCAAACTGGTGGCCGCTAAGTTGCAAGGCTGCTATTACCTCTTGTACCGTTTTGTTGGGGTTTGCCTGACGCAAGCAGGCTACCATACCGCATAGTATGGGCGATGCAAACGAAGTACCTTGGTTGGGCACAAAAACATCGGCAACGGTAGCTACATAGGCTTGTGTTGCTTGTGCAGTTACTTCGGGTTTTAGCCTGCCATCAGCAGTAGGGCCGTAGCTGCTAAAATCGGCAAACGTACTATCGGCGTTTACACCGCCAACTGTAAGAATACCTTCTGCATCCGCAGGGGCACCTATATAAGTCCATTCGTCATTACCTTCATTACCCGCCGCATTACAAACAATAATTCCCTTTTGTGCGGCAATGCCTGCGGCACGGCTGGCTACACTGGTTTTTCCGTCAAGTTGTTTGTATTTGTGGCTGGTGCTGTTATCATCAAATGTGCTGTAGCCCAATGATGAATTGATAATATCTACTCCGGCACTGTCGGCAAATTCAGCACCGCTTACCCAGTTGTATTCTTCAATCAGAAATTCAGTATTGGCATCTTCGGTACGCAGCAACCAGTATGATGCATCGGGAGCAGTACCTACCATTTTACCGGGAGTTCTCGCCGCCATGCACGACAATACATTCATACCGTGATTGTTATCGTCGTAAACGTTACTGTCTTGTTTTACAAAATCCCATGTACCTAATAGTTGCCCGTTGGTATATAAGTGCTGAAAGGTTTTTATCTTGTTCACGTTCATAAAACCGCCGTCAAGCACGGCTATGGTAACCCCTTTTCCGGTTAAGCCTAAGCGGTGCATAGCAGCCCCGTTCAACATCTCAATTTGATTAAACCCTTTTCCGTAATACTCTTTATTATAGGGTGTAAGTTCAATAGCCGGTTGCATTTCACCGTCGGTGGTAAGGGGTTCTTCTTCGCCTACAGCCATCAACATTTCCATCAGGTATTCAAGGCGTGAGTTGTCTTTACTATCGTATAGCCCCACCTTATCAATACTTTTTACAAACGGCAATGCCATTAGTGATTTAATAACATCGTTGTTTGCGGTTTGTATTGAAACTCCGTTTAGCCAACGTGAAGTGTTTAAGACCTGCACGCCTGTAGCGGTTACTTTTTTCAAGTAATCAGGGTTTACAGGGAAATCCTCTTCGGTAATTTTAATGCCAAACTTGGCACGGCGCTCAATGGCCTTTTTTGATAAAAAAGCTTCAGGTTGTTGTATACTGTATGGGCTGTTTTTCTTATCGGTAAACTGTACCCAAAATTTTAAGGTATCTCCATAGCCTGCAAAAGCAAACATTGGAAGAAGGAATAGTATGACTGCTGAAATCTTTTTCATCAATAAAGGTTGTTTCTTATATGTATTAAAAGCTAGCTGTAAAGGCTAGTGAACTTATACTTCAAAGCTCGATTCAATCCATCCGCCGCCTATCACATCATCACCATCATAAAATACTGCCGATTGTCCGGGGGCAATAGCATTTACTTTTGAGTTAAACAGCACTTTCATGCGGTTATCGTGTTGCTCAATCATTGCGTGGCTACCGGCATCTTTGTAGCGTATTTTGGTTAAGGCATCCATTTGGCCTTCAATCTCACCATACTTTTGCAGGTTAAGATTGCGCACCCACATACCGTTGCGTTGCAACTCTTCTTGAGGTCCCAAAACAATAGTATTGGTATCGGGTTGAATGTCAACCACAAACATAGGTTCGCCCACAGCTATCTCAAGTCCTTTTCGTTGACCGATAGTATAAAACGGATAACCTCTGTGTTTGCCAATAACAGTACCGTCTTTACGCACAAAGTTTCCGCCGTTCACACGTTCTTCAAGCCCTTCAACTTTGTTTTTCAAAAAGCTGCGGTAATCATTATCGGGTACAAAGCAAATTTCGTAGCTCTCGCTTTTTTTAGCAAGTTCACTATAGCCCATATCAATGGCCATTTGCTTAATCTCGGTTTTGTGGTAATGCCCCATAGGGAAACGGGTACGGGCAAGGTTTTTTTGAGCCAAGCCCCACAATACATACGATTGGTCTTTATTCAAGTCCTTACCGCGTGATATATAATACCTGTCGTTGTCAGGGTTTTGGTTTAGCTTAGCATAGTGCCCTGTGGCAATAAACTCACAATCCAACATATCCGCACGGCGTAGTAAGGCTTCCCATTTAATGTGGGTATTACATAATACACAGGGGTTTGGGGTGCGGCCTGCCAAATATTCATCAACAAAATTGTCAATCACAAAATTGCCAAACTCATCCCTTATATCCAGTATCATGTGGTGAATACCGTGCTGTACCGATATGCTTCTTGCATCGTTTATAGAATCGAGGCTGCAACAGCCTGTTTCTTTACCGTTAACGCCTGATGTGGCATAATCCCATGTTTTCATGGTGATACCCACCACTTCGTACCCTTCTTCTTTCAACATAATGGCAGTAACGGTACTATCAATACCGCCACTCATGGCCACTAATATTTTTCCTTTTTTACTCATGGTTTTATCTTTGCAAAGATAAAGGTATTTACAATGGGACTTTTGTTTAATACAGATTGTCCCTTGATAGTAAATGCCTTCGTCACTAAAAACACTACCTTTATGGTAGAGATTTAAAAAATTTTATGGTGGAGTAACAACATCCCTGCCAAAACAATCGTCAATAAGTGTACACCTGCCAAAGATGAACGAGCAACTAATTGATTTATGTCGAAACAATGACCGTAAGGCCCAGAAAAGGCTTTATGAGTATTTTTTTGGCAAAATGTATGCGGTGTGCTTGCGGTATGTGAAACAGGAAGATGATGCTTTGGAGGTTTTGAATGCTGGTTTTTTTAAGGTGTTTAAAAACATAGCACAGTTTAAAAACCAAGGTAGTTTTGAAGGATGGGTGAAAAGGATTGTGATAAATACGGCTCTTGACTTTATTAAGGAGCACAAGAACTACAATCAGAATATTTACCCCAATACTGAGTATTTGGATATATATAATGGTAGTACTGATAACTCGGTAATATCAAAATTTAATATGCAGGAGTTGACGGCAATGATTAACCAATTGCCGCCAATGGCAAAAGCAGTGTTTAATATGTATGCTATTGACGGATATTCTCACAAGGAAATCAGCGACCAATTAAACATTTCAGAGGTTACATCGCGCACTTACCTTCATGCTGCAAGGCAGAAGTTAAAGATGCTTATTAAAAAAAAGGATAAGGTAGAAGCAAGTTATGGACAATAACATGAATGATATAGACAAGTTTTTCAGGGATAACCTTGAAGGCCAAAGCAGCCCGTATGTTCCCGGGGCATGGGATCGTATGGAGGCGATGCTTGATAATGGCACTTCAGGGCATTTACTGCAAAACGCAAACCGGTACATATTGGCCAGCGTGGTAGGGGCTATTGTACTGGCAGGTTCCGTTGTGGCCTATGTGTCAGGCTACAATTCAACCAACGGTTCGTTGGCACAAAAACCTGTTAATGTGGCAGCAACAACTATTGAAGCTCCAGCAGCTGATAACAGCAGCGAACAAATTAATGCCCAAACACAAGACCAAGCAAGTAACACCCCTAACGCAACTGATGTAACAGCTGCAAATGCAGGGGATAATAATAATACAACCATCACCAAAACAACTACAGCACCTCGCAACAATAAACAAAAAGGAACTACTCCTCCAGCAACTGTAGGGGATGATGATGCTGAACAGCCTGAACAACCTTCAGTGGCTGTTACTGCTGTAACTGTGGATGACAACAAAGAGGTTGCTGAACCCGTAGTTGTTGTTGATGCACCAGCCGTTGTTGAAACACAAACAATGCTTGAAAAGCAAAGCTACTTAAACGGACTTTTGGCCTCAAAACCATATTCTATAGATGGGTATGTAGTTACCGATGAGGGTGTGGATGCTGAAACTAAAAAATCATTTAACACTTTTGAGGCTTTGCAGGCAGCACGCCGCAGCGAAGGGTCAAAACGCGGCATATTTAGCTGGAATTATGGCTTGGCAATAGGTGCAAACTTTAGCCCCATCATTAGCAATACAGGAGGAAAAGGTTGGGGTAGCGGTTTGTATGCAGGTTTGTTTGTTAACCGTGCCATCAACACCCGTTTTTCAGTAGGGTTAGAAGCATCGTACCTGCGCAGAAACAGCAACAGCATTAGCCGTAGCATTACCCAAACCACTTATTTCTTTGAAAAAACTACTACTACTTATTTCCTTGTAACAAAATCATTTGATTACGTACAAGTGCCGGTAAGTATTAATTACACTGCATCGGCAAACCATAAGTTTAGCGCAGGACTTGTATCATCAATACTTGTAAATGCACAAACCGAAGTGGTGAAAAACAAGCAAAACAGCAGTGAAACTGTACAGAAAACCACAACCGAAAAAGGCGTGTATGAAGATTTGCGCAGGTTTGGCTTTGGCTTATCGGCAGGATACGAATACAGACTGCCCGGTATGTACAGTATAGGAGTGCGCTACCATCAGCAATTAAACGATTTAACTATTAACAGCTATTTTAATGATGGCAAAAAACACCTGCCTGCTGATGTGCAAGTGTTTTTGAAATTGAATTTGAACAGATAAAATGAAAAATTACGTAGCCATATTGTTTGCAACGTTATTGTTGTTTGGTGCATGCAAGAAAACTGACCTGCCCGAACCACAAGAAGGTACGCCTGCAATTTGGATGAAGTGCAAAATGAACGGGTTTCCGTTTGAGTTTAAGGTGGGTGAGCAAAATGTGTTTGCTAATAATTTTATTTATACCAACACATCAAGCAATATTCGGCAGTTTACTTTTAGGATAGAATCGCTTGATAACAAAAAGTCAGTTGAGATTACATTTAACAATTACAACGATACGATAGGCGATTTAAAATCAGACTTGACTAATACATTGAAAACAGGAGAGTACAGATTTACATATTCTAATTCTTATCCTGTATATTACTTCAGACAAAGCGAGGTAATAATTTCATACACTGATAAGGAAAAGAATTATAAATACTCGTCAATTCCAATGTATCAATACGGGTCATCATCAAAGGCAAGCTTTGAAGTACTATCAGTAAAAGATGCAGTGGATGAACGCGGCAACCCTTGTAAACTGGCTGAAGTAAAGTTTAGCTGTAATGTAAAGTGTATTGATAACGGTAATCAGTACATTGTTTCAGACGGACACGCTGTATTGCCCTTTAGCGGGTTTTAATAAAAATGGAAGTAAGTAAGTCGTTTCAAAAACACGTCGGTAAAGCCTTTCTAATGCTGTTAGCATTTGCCCTTTTGGGACTTGCTGCCTGCACTAAAAAGGAATTGCCCCAACCTGTTGAGGAGACCCCTCAAATTTGGGTGAAGGCAAAAATTGACGGTGTACCTGTTGAAATGGCTGCGGGTGAGGGCGTATCGTACGCTACTACTATAAAGCACAATATTGACAGCAACCTAACTGAGTTTGTATTTAAGATTAATGCACTTGATAACGAACACGGGTTGCAAATAACTTTTATTGACAGCTTTAATAATTTTGGAACTATTGAAGAGCAGCTGGCACACTCTATTACTACCGGTGGATATAAATTTGCGTACACAAGTTCATGGCCGTTTAAGCTTAATGCCAATGAAATAATTGTGATATACAACGATTACAGACACTCTGAGGAGTATTATTCATTGTACTCGCCACAGCCGCAGTGGGCAAAGTTTGAAATTCAATCTGTAAAAGATGTGATATTTGAGGGCAAGCCTTTTAGAATGGCGCAGGTAGCATTCAGCTGCAAAATCAGAGACCCTTTTACCGGCTGGACATATACCATTACAGACGGTACCGCATCTATTCCTTTCGGGCAACGATAACATATCCTATTAGTTTATACAAAAGAGTGTACAAAACTTCAAAGCAGTTTTGTATTTACCCTGTCCTGCTTACGCAGGAAGCATCTTATTACAAATGTGTGTTTGCAACGCGTTGACACATTTCTGATAGGAAATTTCGCTGCGCTCAATTTGACAGTGGTGACTGTGCGACGGATTTCCTGAGCTTTTAGAAGGATGCTGCCGCCGTCATCCCGAACTTGTTTCGGGAACTCATTAGCATTCATCGTGAATTAGTAATGCGATGTTGAAACAAGTTCAACATGACGAGTGCCAAACAACCATCTGTCCTGCTGACGAAGGAAGCATCTTATTACAAATGTGTCTTCGGGTATCCGTTAACACATTTCTGATAGGAAATTTCGCTGCGCTCAATTTGACAATGAACTTGTTGGACGGAGAAGGGTTTGATTACCAGCTTAGTTGGAAATCTGTAGTAAGGGGAGGACTATTAAGCCAGCTTTATTTTCTTTTCGATACCCGTGGTTGAATAACCGGGTAGGTATTCAAGCGTGATAACGCTGCCGCCTTTGGCAGTAACAATATCATATCCCACAATGTTTTCAGGCTTGTAATCGGCACCTTTTACCAAAACATCGGGTTGCACTTTCTTTATTAGTTCGTAAGGAGTTTCTTCGTTAAACAGCATTACAGCGTCTACACACTCCAGCGTAGCCATAATTTGCATACGGCTTTGCTCGTCCTGTATCGGGCGGTGAGGGCCTTTAAGGGTGCTTACACTTGCATCGGTATTCAATCCTAAAAACAACACATCACCCAAATCGCGGGCTTTGGCAAGATAATCCACGTGGCCGCGGTGCAGCAAATCGAAACAGCCGTTGGTAAACACCACTTTGTAGCCCTTACTGTGCCAATCGGCAAGCAGGGTTTCAAGCTGTTCGGGGGTATTAATTACCTTGTTTTGTATTTTCTGATGAAGATTCACCCGCCAATTGTTTGCGTTGTAAAATCAGTAAAAGAATCATGCTTACACTACCCACACCAATAAACATAATCATTTGTGATGCGTGGGCGATGGTTGCGTACACCACTCCGTTGTTTTCGGCAATGCCATACAGCGTAAGACCCAGCGAAACAAAATAGTGAAACGTGCCCATACCGCCCGGGGCAGGTAATAAAATTGCAATGGTACTCATTACCAATACAGTTAAACCTGCTTCCCAACCCAAATGTGCGGTAGTATCCAGTGCAAAAAAGCACAAGTACACCATCAGGTAATACATTACCCAAATTACAATTGAGTGGAAGATAAACTGTATCGGTTTTTTAATAGTAAGAAGGCTTTTTATACCGTCGGCAAAGCCTTTTATAAAATCAAGTGCTTTTTTATACAAAGGCAGTGCTTGTATTTTTTTACGGAAGATAAAAAACACTGCTAAACCTACTACAGCCGCAATACCTGCAATTTGTATCAGGCTTGGGCCGCTGCTTGCAGCATCGGTTTTGTTTGCCGAAAACAAGTTGAACGCCTGTTGCAGCGTATCAAACTGCAGGCCGATGGCTAATAACAATACAATGCCCATGCACAGCAAATCCACCAAACGTTCGGCTACAATGGTACCAATCATGGTAGTAAGCGGTATTTTCTCTGTTTTAGAGATAATAGCAGCACGGGCTACCTCACCCCCGCGAGGGATGGCAAAGTTTACCATGTAGCCTACCATAATACCATGAAAGGTGGTCCAGAAACCGGTTTTGTAGCCCAAGGGTTCAGCCATAATTTGCCAGCGCAAAGCACGGCTTACACAGCTAATTATACCCGCACCAATGGCAGCCAGCACCCAGCTAAGTTCGGCACCTTTTATTTTTTCAATCAACTCATCCATCTTAACGCCTTGAAAGGCCATATAAATGAATGCAGCACTAATACCGATGAAAATGGTGTAACGGAGTACTTTTTTTAAGGTTGCCGACATGGAACGTGTTATTTAATCACGCGGTTGTTATCATCAGGGTAAGCCAAGGTTGGCTTGTGGGTTTTGGCTTTTTCAAAGTCCATTTGGCAGTATGAAATCACAATTACCAAATCGCCTTTTTGCGCTTTGCGGGCTGCGGGTCCGTTCAGGCACACCATTCCGGTTCCGCGCTCACCTTTAATTACGTAGGTTTCAAACCTCTCGCCGTTGTTAATGTTCACAATCTGCACCTTCTCGTTTTCAATCAGGTTTGCAGCGTCCATTAAGTCCTCGTCCAGCGTAATGCTGCCCACATAGTGCAATTCAGTTTGCGTGATTTTTGCCCTGTGGATTTTAGATTTTAATACTTCAATTATCATAAAAGCGCCGCAAAGGTAGCGAAACTTTGCAGAATAGTTGTGAAGCCATAAGTGTGCCAGTATTCATTTACTGTGTATCATTTAACAGGTTAAATAGATTCAAGCGGCTAATTACCTGCCGGTAGGAGGGGCAGCGATTGCATATACTTCTTCTTCGGCACTGCGAATTACTTGCATAATATTTTCGTAGTAATTAAAAACCGAAGCGAAATCAAAATTTATAACGGCAATCAATACCAATCCGCCTGCCAAAAAGATAAAAGGAGAGTCCCACGTGTGGGGTGAATACGCCTCGGCCAATGTTACAGCAATAGGGAATAATAGCAATGCAGCGATTAACTGTGGCGTTGTAAATAATTGGTGAAAACACAACAGCACAATCACAGCGGTAATAAACACACACGCACTGCCTTCAATACTGCGGGTATAGGTTTGGCGGGTAAACAAGGCTTTTACTTTGTATTTATGCTTACCCCATGTAACCCCAACAGGTTCTGCCAAGCCGTCGCCAATGGCATTTACCAATATAATTATCAATAAAAGTTGAGAAGTTCCGATGCTGTGAAAATAAAAGTACAAGGGCACAGCCACCATATAAGTAGCCAGGTATTGGGTAAACAGCCACTTCATGGTATGCGGGCGGTCTTCAGGACGGTCGAAGGCGGCATACATCATCCCGAACAAGGGTATGCGGGTACGTACGGGTTTTAGGTAGATAATAAACGTAGCCATGCTGATGGCCACCATCAAAATCATAGTCAGCAGGTTTTCGGTAAAGGGAATGTAGATTTTGATAATAAAGGGTAAGAAGAATACAAAAAAGTGATTGAGTTTGCGGGTGTAGTTCACTTTAACACCTCCTTTAACAACCATTAGCCCCTCAAAAAAGGCGATGATGTGTAATACAATAAACTCGGTTAGTTGGTTTTGTAAAAATGCGGTTTCCATGAGACAAAGTTGCAGGCTTGCAAAAGGGCTTTTTAATCACATTTTGCGTGAACCCTTTTTTGTTTTAGCAGATTTTGCTGATTGCAACCCAACCAAGACGGATTAGTTGCAAAAAATGCAAACGGGTGCTACACCATCAGCATAAAACAAAAAACCACGGCCCTAAGACCGTGGCAACCTAGAAATAAAATGGAGGAGTGCTATTTGATATATACTTTCTCAGTGGTTATAACCCCGTTACCTTTTACTTGTAGCAGGTAGTAACCCGCAGCAAGTCCGTTAAGGTTCAGGGTATTTAGTTGGCCGTTGCCATGTACTGTTTGTGTATTGGCTACGGTACGGCCTAATAAATCAAACACGGTTGCATCAAAGCTTCCTGCTTTGTTTATTATTACAGTAACCTCACTACCGTTGCAGCCTATTTGTGTAGCATTGTTAGCGGTTTGAGGTTCTTTGGCAGAAGTGATGGTTTGGGTAAAGTGCAATACAAAACGCGCTTGTGTGCTGTTGGCTTCATAAGTAAACTCATAGGGCTTACTGTTTACGGGGTGTTTTTTACCCGTTACCAAATCTTCAAGCACTACTTTAACACCGGGTGCCATGTTTTCAGTGGCAAAGTTTATGGTGTGCTTTCCTGCGTTTTTAGCAAAAAAGTGAATGAATACAGGCTCATTTTCAGTGGGTATTGTATTCCAAACCTCTTTGCTTGCTTTTTGTCCTTCAAGCATAAAGTACATATTGGGTGCCCCT
This region includes:
- a CDS encoding PorT family protein, whose protein sequence is MDNNMNDIDKFFRDNLEGQSSPYVPGAWDRMEAMLDNGTSGHLLQNANRYILASVVGAIVLAGSVVAYVSGYNSTNGSLAQKPVNVAATTIEAPAADNSSEQINAQTQDQASNTPNATDVTAANAGDNNNTTITKTTTAPRNNKQKGTTPPATVGDDDAEQPEQPSVAVTAVTVDDNKEVAEPVVVVDAPAVVETQTMLEKQSYLNGLLASKPYSIDGYVVTDEGVDAETKKSFNTFEALQAARRSEGSKRGIFSWNYGLAIGANFSPIISNTGGKGWGSGLYAGLFVNRAINTRFSVGLEASYLRRNSNSISRSITQTTYFFEKTTTTYFLVTKSFDYVQVPVSINYTASANHKFSAGLVSSILVNAQTEVVKNKQNSSETVQKTTTEKGVYEDLRRFGFGLSAGYEYRLPGMYSIGVRYHQQLNDLTINSYFNDGKKHLPADVQVFLKLNLNR
- the rfaE2 gene encoding D-glycero-beta-D-manno-heptose 1-phosphate adenylyltransferase, producing MNLHQKIQNKVINTPEQLETLLADWHSKGYKVVFTNGCFDLLHRGHVDYLAKARDLGDVLFLGLNTDASVSTLKGPHRPIQDEQSRMQIMATLECVDAVMLFNEETPYELIKKVQPDVLVKGADYKPENIVGYDIVTAKGGSVITLEYLPGYSTTGIEKKIKLA
- a CDS encoding flippase-like domain-containing protein — encoded protein: MSATLKKVLRYTIFIGISAAFIYMAFQGVKMDELIEKIKGAELSWVLAAIGAGIISCVSRALRWQIMAEPLGYKTGFWTTFHGIMVGYMVNFAIPRGGEVARAAIISKTEKIPLTTMIGTIVAERLVDLLCMGIVLLLAIGLQFDTLQQAFNLFSANKTDAASSGPSLIQIAGIAAVVGLAVFFIFRKKIQALPLYKKALDFIKGFADGIKSLLTIKKPIQFIFHSIVIWVMYYLMVYLCFFALDTTAHLGWEAGLTVLVMSTIAILLPAPGGMGTFHYFVSLGLTLYGIAENNGVVYATIAHASQMIMFIGVGSVSMILLLILQRKQLAGESSSENTKQGN
- a CDS encoding aspartate 1-decarboxylase; amino-acid sequence: MIIEVLKSKIHRAKITQTELHYVGSITLDEDLMDAANLIENEKVQIVNINNGERFETYVIKGERGTGMVCLNGPAARKAQKGDLVIVISYCQMDFEKAKTHKPTLAYPDDNNRVIK